In the genome of Bombyx mori chromosome 13, ASM3026992v2, the window ttgATATCGGCCTAACctttctatatctatactaacattatatTTCCAAAGCATACTTCACATTTAAGGTCCTGGCCAACTTTGTTAACAGCGTAGCCAGAAATATATCCAAACGCTACGgtactaaataaagaaaaaacattttaaatgttaattgtaTAATTATGGTCATCTATTGTGGTTATTCCAGACATACTGCAAGGACTATTCGGATCATCTACATTCATATCACTATCATTATCAGATTCTATTTCGCTATCACTTGCTCACAAATATTATCAATCGGTCCATTTCTTCGTCTATCAGACCgtcgttttttaaatattcatcttCTAGATGCTCCACATGCTTACATTGAATTGCCCAATCTTCTGGTGTTACACTTGCAAACGCATCTTCTGTAAGTTTCACAATGTTTTGTGGGTTTTGTTCCAAATTTTTCTCTGCCACACCTCTTTTAACAAGGCTCCATATCTTTTCAATTGGGTTTAGATCTCAATGATACGGTGGAAGTTTTAAAACTTCGTGATTGTGACTTTTTAAAAGTTCATTTACAGCATAAGTAGGCGGtcctttattttgttttataagttGATATAATACGGGTTTTGTCCAGCTCTCTTCAAAATAAATACCCTTTTCTCGCAACCACTTACGCATTTCGTCTTTTAAAGTTGACATGGTtggagctttatttatttgggtACAGTGGTATGAAGCATTATCCATAACCACAAGAGACCTTGCTgacaaatttgaaattaatttgtcAATCATCCACTTGAGGAAATTGGTTGAATTCATGTCATCAAGGTAATCAGAAGACTTTGattgagatttaaaaataagtaaagcattactaataaaaccaTTTTCTGTACCAGCATGTGCGATTATCCATCTACTCCCAACAGAATCTGAAGTGAAAAGTTCTAGCTCTTCCTCACTTTGTCAACAACTTGGTATGTGCTGTAGATATAAGTCTCATCTACGAATACGACGGGTCTTTTTTCGGTGGTTCGATTCTTGcgcattttttctatattttgcgCGCCTGACAATTATGTCAGAGCGctccattaatatttttcttttggaCTGGCACCATTTGTATTtaaatccaattttttttcaatattctatGCAATGTGGTAAGACTTCCTTTAAAATTAATGTCTTGTTTCAACACTGCAAGTAATTTGTTTAATGTCGGCAGTTCCTTTTTTACAGCATGCAATTGGTGAATTTTATGGCGAATAGCACAAATATCAAAATCATCTACAATTATCTTATTTGGACGTGGACGACTCTTCCCTggtgtaacaatattttttgaagtACTTGCAGCAGTCTTTCCTTCTGGTATTATTCTTGATACGGTTTTCTCAGACACACctggatttttttaaaaaccataTTAGCCTTTATTTagtaaacttattttttatcAGTGGTAGTTAGCTGTATATGCCGTTTGTATGTCGTGTATGTCGTCTGCTCGTTTGTCTTCCTTTGCTCAATAAAAAGTCTAGTGTCCTAGATTAttgataaaactaaaaaacaaatgataaattttaaataaataaaaccctaATGTCATAATTTGTGTAGTAAAATAGTATACAAAGTGCTGATAGTAATAGCAAGAAACCAAATTtgaaaaatcaaaatttaaaattttcttacaaaataaaatccaaATCGAATAGCAAAACACATTAGCTAGCAATACTAAATTGGTATGTACCTGTAATGGCAGCAACTCTCTTGCGTACATTGTCTAATGGTATCAAAAGTCCTTTATTTTGCTGTTCTGCTTCACAAAACGCCATTACTTGCAGTATCATTTCTCGGCCACCACTTTTTATCACTTTAGACATTGTATAGAACACTTTATATcagggaaataaataaaaatcttaacaaCAACCGAACACAGTAACAGCACTGGACAGTAACAATAACAAACAACATGGCTGACCAAAATAATTAGTTCTATTTTTGGCTGCGGACAGGACTCGTGATACGgactatggaaatgaaacgtcaacagaaaatgcgtgccactgtgacgtcatctggccgctaaacatggcggttttatgccgagtttacattacgaaattagtgtcatgcatgttgagctcagtttcacgaaagtagtttcgatatatgcgaaagtaatttcgtcaaaaaattagtgtcgcgaaatccacagtatcgcagtaaccatggcgccatcACCATCAAAGCTAAATTCTATGCTatatgctatattcaatgtagctaaagaaatgtttatatacctataaacttaaaaaaagactatcaagaaaaaaaaggttggtagattcgaggatggtcaacaagaaggcatttaggtgcaatgaagttagtctctgaattagcagatcaagatcctgagagttataaaaactattatcgaacgagttaatataattttgcttttttacctacgtttcgggtcccagagacaccgttgtcgctgatattcattaataagatctatatttttatctgtactccatcgttggtttgccattttcaacgtttgaaacgcgtccgaactaacaatacacacgtccgcatagcgcaggccctttcgcgacattagtttcacgtcgcgtttacactatgaaattagttgcatgacattaatttcaccaaaaaatcgcgcagggcacgaaactaatttccatgcatgaaactaatgcatgcattacgaaagtattaaattacacgtgaaactgttggtaaaactaatgtcacgaaattaatttcacgccactaatttcgtaatgtaaattcggcttaaGTGTTGCCtcgaagattttaatgtttttaggttttatcgataaacgttcttggctctttttattttaaatattgttgagtattaattacttgtagaatttatactttaataggaggtaagtatattgttatgtgcaaagatgatgtgatttaaatgtgtaaaatctaagacaagtaaacaatatgacgatttttaaaagttgctacactgattttataatgtTGTCGTTTGACAACTCAGTGACCGCAAAACATATGCATATGGCGTAGTCATGGAGTtactaggtacttattaactccatgggcgtagtacagtgccatctgctcatttctagcatgctaaatgttatcgtcgTTTCGTATGTTGCCGTCTCGCTCGCACTTGTGTATATGCCAGAAAGGGATGAAAGCTTTATGTCGGCAATAAAACGTTAGCATGGTAGTTATGCTGTTTTGGATATCAAAATaagagtacgtgtttttcttagattaCTTAAGTGCCGCtctattacaatttattttaattgtgttggtgacctaaagtccgtaacatactaccgcagcgcacctcaaggtaggtgcgccgcaccatttgaatcactctcaattgagagtgattcaaattttaaagttatcaagggaccgcgtgataattttttttttttttttttttttttttttttttttttttttttttttttttttttttttttttttttttttttttttttttttttttttttttttttgtcacgtatTTACAAGCTTTCAAACTACTTTCCAAAGATTGTGATTTTGTGGCTGTTGAtgcagaaacaaacaaaaacgatAGCGTACGCGATGCTTTCATATCCGGTATATCATCGCATAAAATCAGACAAAGGCTTTTAGAAAACTTAAGTCTAACACTTGATCAAGCTTACAACCAAGCACTCTCTCTAGAAACTGCAGAGATCAACTCTCAAAACTTCAATACTGTCTCTTTAAATGCTGTTGCTCCAAAAGAACCAACATTAGTCTCTTCGAAATCACAAACTCTGCACAACGAGACTTGCTCTTCTGTTAATAATCCTCGACGGCATAAATGTTTCTTTTGTGGGGGTCAAATACATCCTCGTAAGAACTGCCCTGCCTTTGAAAAGACTTGTCAACTCTGTAACAAGAAGGGGCACTTTGCCACTGTTTGTAGAAGCTCTTCTAAATCTACAAATTCTGTGGTAGTAGGTACTGAAGATCTTTCCGCTTGTATCACAGCAGCGTCACCTTCTTCATTACGTAAAGCTACTGTACCCGCTTATATTCGAGGAATAAGAGCAGAAGCACTTCTCGACACCGGCAGCTCCATCAGTTTTATAAATGACAACTTTGCAAGACTATGCGGGTTAAAAAGTAAATCCTGCAATCAGACTATTTCTATGGCCTCTCTTAATTATACTTCACAAGTAGAAGGTCAAACTTGGCAAACCCTGAAAATCGGAAATCATAGATATGATAATGTGAATCTTCTTATCGTGAAAAATCTTTGTGCTGATATAATTATCGGCCATGACGTCCTCGAAGAACATTCATCGCTAGAGTTCTCTTTCGGTGGGCCAAAACATCCACTTCAAGTATGTAACGTAGCTGAAGCATCAGTACCAGCTGTACCGCTTTTTGCGAATGTATCTCCCAACTGCAAACCTATTGCTATAAAGTCTCGAAGGCACAACAAAGAGGATAGTGAATTTATTAAAGAAGAAATCAGAAACCTTATAGCAGAGGGCGTGATTGAAGAAAGTAAATCACCGTGGAGGGCCCAAGTACTAATAACAAAAAGCGAAACTCATAAAAAACGCCTTGTAATTGATTACTCTCAGACAATTAATCGTTACACAGAACTCGACGCGTACCCTTTACCAAACATTGAGGACTTAGTTTCGAAAGTGGCAAagaatacatttttcagcctaATAGACCTGAAAAATGCGTACCATCAAGTACCTATACTACCCGAAGAAAGGAAATTTACCGCTTTTGAAGCACTGGGAAATTTGTACCAATTCAGGCGTATTCCTTTTGGAGTAACAAATGGTGTTTCGAGCTTCCAGCGAACAATCGATTGGATTATAAGAAAAGAGAAGCTTCAAAACACATATGCGTATCTTGATGATATAACTATTTCTGGCCGTACTCTTGAAGAACACGATCATAACTTAGAAAGTTTTATGAATGCCGCAAAGAAATACGGTTTAACACTGAGTATACAAAAATGCAAATTTTCTCAAAAGTCAATTAATATTCTAGGCTATAATATTCAAAACCAAATAATTAAACCTGACAATGAGCGACTCAAGCCACTGATTAATTTACCTCCACCAAGCGATTTACCGACCTTAAGAAGGACACTCGGCATGTTCGCACATTATTCTAAGTGGATTCCAAAATTTTCTGAACGGATCCACTCACTTGCTAATACGACGATTTTTCCACTCACAAGCGAGCAAATTAAATGTTTCGAAAGCTTGAAAAATGATATCGCAAAGTCTTCTATACATGCAATTGATGAAAATATACCTTTTACAGTGGAAACTGACGCTTCCGATCATTCCATTGCAGCAGTACTTACGCAAAATTCTAGACCAGTGGCGTTTTTCTCAAGAACGTTAAATTCAAGCGAACAAAACCATTCCGCCATTGAAAAAGAAGCGTACGCCATTGTGGAATCttttcattctttatcttacttgaatgtttcatattaaacataaaagaaaCCGAGCGTTGGTCAGTTACCAACTTAAAGTGTCTACCAATAAGGAAATGTCTCCATTTCTTCAAtgacctacagaacatttatttaattacaaacgtcattccttgtgacgttctctctaaaatcacttaattataaaaaaaattaacgaatttacaaaagCGCTTTACTCGCTAcggaataaaacttttttatttaaatagttccgaagagagaTTTTTTCGGTaacctttttcccgaaatatctaaacagaatgtctaaatatgttttaatgacACATTTTATTAACCTCTCATAttaggtatttatgattagtgtcatgatcaatagattccgaccgaaaaattgagtccgatttttcggatgagtgctccataatgaatttaaatatatttatagataatagttttggggcatcgactttcttgggatcctataaaatacgttttaattattatttttgtatgttttaagcatgataaaataagaaattttatataagcaatcatattaaatcgatatcaaagtcaataaataatgtacaacccaaaaccactgaagtaggaaacctatggaaatgaaacgtcaacaaaaaattcgtgccactgtgacgtcatctggccacaaaacatggcggttttagtgctgcccagaagattttaatgttagtaggttttatcgatgaacgttcttggcttattttattttaaatattgttgagtatgaatgtatttgtagaatttatactttaataggaattaagtttattgttatgtgcaaagatgatgtgatttagatattatgtgaaatctaagacgagttcgtacttcaaattttccaagtaaacgatatgacgatttttaaaatttgctacaccgattttataaagttgtcgtttgacgcaaaacataaagatatggcatagtacagtgccatcagcccatttctaacatgctgaatgttatcgtattttgagtacgtgtttttcttagactattacaatctattttaattgttttgctgactctaaagtccgtaacagactaccgcagtgcacctcaaggaaggtgcagGTGATGTGATTcaaaacgaatttacaatagtgttttactcactgcggaataaaactattttatttaaatagttccgaagagattttgtcggtagcctttttcccgaaatatctaaacagaatgtctaaatatgttttgatgacatattttaaagaggtatttatgattagtgtcatgatgaatagattccgaccgaaaaatggtgtccgatatttcggattcaaatatattattaagtgtataatctatgtttcggatgagggctccataatgaatttaaatatatatagataatagttttggggcatcgaccttcttgagatcctataaaaaatgttttaattatttttgtatgttttaagcatgataaaattagaaattttatataagcaatcatattaaatcgatatcaaagtcaataaataatgtacaacccaaaacagacggccgaactgacgtgacaatgacatttggcgcgctaaacatggcggattttcggcctcattagacggagacggagacatttacgtatattcatgtttcattttatgtacgcactgaaatactgttatattgttttcctgcgagttaaagtgctgagtaagaacgagatagatatatgtttatgtgtgtgccttcaaaatgggtgctatttatataagcaattgtacgtatagaacaatatgtcgtgtccctactatataggtctatgcccaaaacagacggccgaactgacgtgacaatgacatttggtgcgctcaacacggcggattttcggcctcattagacatttacgtatattcatgtttcattttatgtacgcactgaaatactgttatattgttttcctgcgagttaaagtgctgagtaagaacgagatagatatatgtttatgtatgtgccttcaaaatgggtgctatttatataagcaattgtacgtatagaacaatatgtcgtgtccctactttAAAGGTCTATGTAGTAAATACGGCCATTGCCAGCTGACTGGCAGAACCGGCGCATGCGCAATGTAggcgtgaggtgatggtttgcttattagatataaaataattaataattgagaattgaattgtttttatgatcgaataATCAACAATTGTCGccgaacaaacaaaaattgataaaaaattaattaatctgggCGATAAAAATAAGATATCTAGTGAGAGGGGCtaacttaagggtgatcattcgtttaattaattataaataaataaaagacgaacaaacaatttttacattcgaacattaacgaacaaacgaccaacaaataattaaaataaaaaaatccgaaaatcaaaataaaagggGCCAAATTCGGTGAGCCCTAGACGTAGCAtatcgggatcttccaaaaaggccactgaaaaagtctcagtaaataaccacaattttaATGAGATTATCTTTCATAACAtaacatctcatctcatttcatttaatttcattccagtggattaatatctcaaattaatcatattcatttaatttcactccatattttcatttttcaaaaaaataacgATATAAATTAAAGTAAGGCTTGACCCAAAgttcttagttaccaggtcataaactCCCTTAAAAAAAGTAGTACCTATTCCTATTTCCTATTCATTATTTGTAATCTGTATTTTGtagatcattttatttattatttttatgcaatgcatttgtgttttaaatcattcatgtaataaaattagcgaaaaaaaacctataatttTATCATGTGACTCAATATTTCCACGAAATGTATTCAAATTAATACCACAGCAATATTCAATGTTCATTGATAACCTGTAGTGGATGTTTTAAAAGGCCTAGCACTGGCGCTTAGTTCGTtcaaaatacacaaaataaatcgAAAACCACGGCGTCGAAAAAAACAGATAATTCTTCTCGTTTGGAAACGGATAAACGATACAAGGTAAATAACTCCTATtagaattaaaatgtaaatagtgTCATGTATTGTGTAAACAACtttgaaatttattgaaaatttgtttTACTTTACGTGGCCTTACATGTTTTTAGATGCCGTCCGCAAGTTTTGGTTCCATATCACTTCCAGGGGGCAGTGATTGTGGTATAAAAGATGTTTGGAATCACAATTTGCATGAAGAATTCCAGATAATCAGACAGGTATTTAgaagtttttattaaatctaaAGCATAATTCCATAATCATGAagtaattgtgttttattttttaaaaggtaGTCCAAAAGTATCATTGGGTAGCTATGGATACAGAATTTCCAGGAGTAGTTGCACGACCAATTGGAGAATTTAGATCGACAGCTGACTATCAGTATCAATTACTAAGGTGAGAAAAAATGttgaaatatatgtaaaatgttATATTGAAAAGTAGGTAACTTTGTTGCTTGATTGTGTATGTTATGCTGATGAAGAAAATGTATCTGGTGAAGATAAAACcagacaaataaaattttgtctGATATACATTGGTGCTAAAGCTAAACTTCAGTAATCACTTGACACAGGGCCATGGATATTCATCTACACTAAAAAAACAGGTGTAAATagctttgtattgtaataatttgaCTTGAAGCCTGTGACTTGGTACTGTAAGTACTAAAAATGAAGATTTGTAATGATAATGGTGTTGATTCACAAAATAATAGCATTACATATAGAGGGgggaaaggctatttggtttaaatgaCATTTTGCATAATATGTGACTTTTATCTTTCTAATTAAAGGTCAATTTTATTTGGTTAATTTGGTggaattaaacttcaattatgtttacaccATTAAAAGAGCTGAAGaaggttttatttatgtttctttttcaaattataaatttaaacaggTCTCttgtaaagtttcaaaaatgtcgcttaaacccaTTAGGTTTTAACACCTTGAttgatatgtataataataaaaaaattaaaacatttgaacAACATAATTCAGTTAAAATCTAATTAGTACATGGAATCCAATACCCGAGAAACATGGTTAGCGGCTGCCTGCTTATACTGCCTTTATATGAATTTGTCGGTTTACAACATTTTTACACAAGTGACAAATTAGCTTAGTAAACAAATAGTCTATTGCTTACTTTAAGTCTAGTTATGTTTTGGCTTCTTAAATGAATTAAACACACCCTGTAGGAATGCctcatatgtatgtattatgtaaTTTGAAACTAACCCTTTTTTAGGTGTAATGTTGACCTTTTGAGAATAATACAGTTAGGCTTGACCTTCATGGATGAAAATGGAAAGACACCACCTGGTTATACAACTTGGCAattcaactttaaattcaaTCTACAGTAAGTAGGAAGAGCTTATttgtttcatatatttttaaatagaagTATGTTTAGATACATAAATGCCTACTAATGggaaatagtaataaataaccCATTGATATAGATAATACAGAAAACATATAGACTAGACAaacattaagttgttaatttgaTTTTAGCAGTAATTTGTAACATTAATTTCAGAGAAGATATGTATGCGCAAGACTCTATAGACCTATTACAAAACTCAGGTCTACAGTTCAGAAAACATGAAGAAGATGGTATAGAGCCATTGGAATTCGCTGAACTCCTTATGTCTTCAGGTAAAATATGACACTAGTAAATTTACCTACTTCCTGTTCACTTtcaaatttgtttcaaataagtGATAGaagtgtaaaatttcatactgtTTACGTTAAATAGTGTGGCTTTGTttgcttaaaatatatttagtttgattataaaattgtgtacaacttaatattatttttgttcttaTTATTCAATGCTTAACTTACTTTCTATTATTTGATATGTTGATCAATCTATtaaatctacataataatatgactatTGTGAAGAAGGAAGTTTATAAAACTACAAAGACGTACCAAGGAAACTTGTaacctggaccgtgatagggggggcactggagaggcatggagtgcccctctacctccgccggctggttgggtcctatttgggggccaggtcggtcgtatgtaccgggtacggtgggacccttcatcgctttccggtcgtgcgtggtgttccgcaggggtcggttctcggccccctcttgtggaatatcgggtacgactgggtgctgaggggcgccctcctcccgggcctccgcgttatttgttacgcggacgacacgttggtcgtggcccggggggatgattttagggagtctgcccgtctcgccacagcgggagtggccctcgtcgtcggaaggataaggagtctgggtctcgacgtggcgctcagtaaatccgaggctctgtggtttcacgggccgcggagggcgccaccagttgacacccacatcgtggttggaggcgtccggataggggtcggggtgcagttgaagtacctcggcctcgtgttggacagccggtgggcttttcgtgctcactttgcggagctggtcccccgattgatggggacggccggttctttgagccggctgctcccgaatattgggggaccggatcaggttgtgcgccgcctctacgcgggggtggtgcgatcgatggccctgtacggtgcacctgtgtgggctgagccgcgcaaccgggccactatggctcggtttctgcgccggccgcagcgcaccgttgccatcagggtcatccgcgggtatcgcaccgtctccttcgaggcggcgtgtgttttggcggggacgccgccatgggagctggaggcggagtcgctcgctgccgactatcggtggcgcagcgagctccgtgctcggggcgtggcgcgtgtccccgagagtgagctgagggcgcggaaggcccattctcggcggtccgtgctcgagtcgtggtcgaggcgattggccaaccccacgtgggggctacggaccgtcgaggcggtttacccggtctttgatgactgggtgaatcgtggcgaaggacgtctcacctttcgtctggtgcaggtgctgaccgggcacggatgcttcgggaagtacctgcgccggataggggctgagccgacgacgaggtgtcaccattgtggacacgacctggacacggcggagcatacgctcgctgtctgccccgcttgggaggtgcagcgccgtgtcctggtcgcaaagataggacctgacttgtcgctgcctggcgtcgtggcgtcgatgcttggcagcgatgagtcatggaaggctatgctcgacttctgcgagtgcaccatctcgcagaaggaggcggcggggcgagtgagggaaagctctcctcactacgcagaaacccgccgccgccgagcagggggtcgggaccggggtcgtatccgtgacctggccccctaagagctaggggtcccacccgttttgtgcggggagagacccagacgtagggtggcgtgcttgcacgctcacccgcaataggaagccgggtgatggcagaccgcgttcccccgaccgctctgggggaaggtgtaacgcggcgccatcaaagcgggctctcggcccgctgaacgagggaaccggtggtcgtttcgctggcggccaccggtccggcgtccgtgggacggtgggatggatgtaatgtgctctgcgtcaaccctgtcccgccgtttcaatagccccgactgggctccggcccggtccgaggtagggcgccggttgtgagcggcaggagtttttagtgaggttcaactcccacataccccacctgccgcgcgggtggggatccggcgattttctcctgtggaaaaaaaaaaaaaaaaaaaaaaaaaaaaggaaacttgTAAAGACATACTAATAAATTAGCTGCCAAACTGACAATTTGAATCTATAATAACCGGAGCTACCTGAGAAAATAAATACTccctatataaataaaatttatctatgAATG includes:
- the LOC101744510 gene encoding CCR4-NOT transcription complex subunit 7, yielding MPSASFGSISLPGGSDCGIKDVWNHNLHEEFQIIRQVVQKYHWVAMDTEFPGVVARPIGEFRSTADYQYQLLRCNVDLLRIIQLGLTFMDENGKTPPGYTTWQFNFKFNLQEDMYAQDSIDLLQNSGLQFRKHEEDGIEPLEFAELLMSSGLVLIDNIKWLSFHSGYDFGYLLKLLTDQNLPQDENDFFESLRLYFPTVYDVKYLMKLCKNLKGGLQEVADQLELRRVGPQHQAGSDSHLTGMAFFKIKKIFFDDNIESSSGHLYGLGAPFSVNVNNFQDNGENGNSS